From one Trachemys scripta elegans isolate TJP31775 chromosome 14, CAS_Tse_1.0, whole genome shotgun sequence genomic stretch:
- the LOC117887795 gene encoding melanin-concentrating hormone receptor 1-like has translation MASENSLSQCPRNCSAWAPRNGSGAERAAPYTNVIMPSLFGIICFLGIVGNLIVIYTIVKKKKLRCKQTVPDIFIFNLSIVDLLFLLGMPFLIHQLLGNGAWYFGAPLCTIITALDTNSQITSTNILTVMTLDRYLATVYPLKSTYVRTPCVAASVICLVWLLSFLTIIPVWMYAGLMPLEDGTVRCALLLPNPETDVYWFTLYQFMLAFAIPLIVICVVYFKILQHMATTVVPLPQRSLQVRTKKVTRMAVAICSAFFICWAPFYILQLVHLGIDTPSVAFFYAYNFAISLGYANSCLNPFLYIALSETFKRQFMVAIRPAKEQFRNNSSINNNSATEASVCLKLAPESTQQTQFLEDFSPHSLPVTVAVH, from the coding sequence GGGCAGAAAGGGCAGCCCCCTACACCAATGTGATCATGCCTAGCCTGTTCGgcatcatctgtttcctgggcatTGTCGGGAATCTCATCGTCATCTACACCATTGTCAAGAAGAAGAAGCTGAGGTGCAAGCAGACCGTGCCCGACATCTTCATTTTCAACCTCTCCATCGTGGATCTCCTCTTCCTGCTGGGCATGCCTTTCCTCATCCATCAGCTCCTTGGTAACGGCGCCTGGTATTTCGGGGCTCCTTTGTGCACCATCATCACCGCCTTGGACACTAACAGCCAGATCACCAGCACCAACATCCTGACAGTGATGACCCTCGACCGTTACCTGGCAACCGTCTACCCTCTGAAATCCACCTATGTCCGGACACCATGTGTAGCAGCCTCAGTAATCTGTTTGGTGTGGCTTCTTTCCTTTCTGACCATCATTCCCGTGTGGATGTATGCAGGCCTGATGCCTCTGGAGGATGGGACTGTCCGCTGTGCTCTCTTGCTTCCCAACCCCGAGACTGATGTCTACTGGTTCACGCTCTACCAGTTCATGCTGGCCTTTGCTATCCCACTGATTGTCATctgtgttgtttattttaagatcCTCCAGCACATGGCTACCACTGTggtcccccttccccagaggagccTCCAGGTACGTACCAAGAAAGTCACCCGCATGGCAGTTGCCATCTGCTCTGCCTTTTTCATTTGCTGGGCCCCCTTCTACATCCTCCAGCTGGTGCATCTCGGCATTGACACGCCTTCTGTTGCCTTCTTCTATGCCTATAACTTCGCCATTAGCTTGGGCTATGCCAACAGCTGCCTCAACCCCTTCCTCTACATTGCCCTGAGTGAGACCTTCAAGCGCCAGTTCATGGTGGCCATCCGTCCTGCCAAGGAGCAGTTCCGCAACAATAGTTCCATCAACAACAACAGCGCAACAGAGGCCAGTGTGTGTCTAAAGCTTGCACCAGAATCCACTCAACAGACTCAATTTCTGGAGGACTTTTCCCCACACTCGCTGCCTGTGACTGTCGCTGTTCACTAG